A genomic region of Anas acuta chromosome 1, bAnaAcu1.1, whole genome shotgun sequence contains the following coding sequences:
- the LOC137841569 gene encoding zinc finger protein 436-like gives MSENEENLHQDGPEAAEPCGAVSDFFMREASPAGCHQEIACPRPDLLSAETRPEKSPRCGFRKRKETVVHQRAFMGEKPYICIECGQSFNRSSDLIRHQRIHTGEKPYVCADCGKSFSRRSHLIQHQRVHTGERPYQCKDCGKSFSQSTHLVQHQRNHTGERPYVCAKCGRNFYQNSGLLRHANFHTGEKPYKCSQCGKRFSDSSNLIAHQRLHTGEKPYKCTDCNKCFSESSKLVIHRRVHTGEKPYLCPDCGKSFSQRSHLVQHRRTHTGEKPYKCAECGTCFSDNSTLIRHRRTHTGEKPFKCSHCGKSFSRNSYLVSHQRVHVW, from the coding sequence ATGAGTGAGAATGAGGAGAACCTCCACCAGGATGGTCCGGAGGCAGCCGAACCCTGTGGGGCCGTTTCGGACTTTTTCATGAGGGAAGCTTCCCCTGCGGGCTGCCACCAGGAGATAGCCTGTCCGAGGCCAGACCTCCTCTCTGCAGAGACGAGGCCGGAGAAGAGTCCACGCTGCGGCTTCCGAAAGCGTAAGGAGACTGTGGTGCACCAGAGAGCATTCATGGGAGAGAAACCATACATCTGCATCGAGTGCGGGCAGAGCTTCAACCGTAGCTCAGACCTGATCCGCCACCAGAGGATCCACACCGGGGAGAAGCCATATGTGTGTGCTGACTGCGGGAAGAGCTTCAGCCGCCGCTCACACCTCATCCAGCACCAGCGCGTCCACACAGGCGAGCGGCCGTACCAATGCAAGGACTGTGGGAAGAGCTTCAGCCAGAGCACCCACCTGGTGCAGCACCAGCGCAACCACACTGGCGAGCGGCCTTATGTGTGTGCCAAGTGTGGGAGGAACTTCTACCAAAACTCAGGCCTGCTCCGCCATGCCAACTTTCACACAGGAGAAAAACCCTACAAGTGCTCCCAGTGTGGGAAGCGCTTCAGTGACAGTTCCAACCTCATTGCCCACCAGCGGCTCCACACAGGCGAGAAGCCCTACAAGTGTACTGACTGCAACAAGTGTTTCAGTGAGAGCTCTAAGCTGGTCATCCACCGTCGTGTCCACACGGGTGAGAAGCCTTATTTGTGTCCTGACTGTGGGAAGAGTTTCAGCCAGCGTTCGCACCTTGTCCAGCACCGTCGCACCCACACTGGGGAGAAGCCCTACAAGTGTGCCGAGTGTGGGACCTGCTTCAGTGACAACTCTACCCTCATCCGGCACCGTCGTACCCACACTGGGGAAAAACCTTTTAAGTGCTCCCACTGCGGGAAGAGCTTTAGTCGCAACTCCTACTTAGTCTCCCACCAGCGGGTGCACGTGTGGTAG